A section of the Aminiphilus circumscriptus DSM 16581 genome encodes:
- a CDS encoding DUF2298 domain-containing protein → MIDYAPHLFRQGIVFLESPFFFLALRWWVALLFLTLAAAPFAQRLLPVFRDGAWPFAKALGILFAGYLSWLAAALGIASFGRTSVLGSTALVALLGALFLLWQHGRRGETPEHIAKTVLPTSDGEKVVSWKQVLFSELLFLAAFLFWAWVRGFQPSIHGLEKFMDFGFVNAALRSGTMPPTDMWLAGEPINYYYFGHYLCAFLTTLTGVAPQVAYNLMLATLFGQTVTLAFSLGWAAVSLVRRSRFVRSAAATDKSAFLKNLAAGTIAALLVACGGNLHGFVHGHALPFLKNQGVYAGPTKSYWYPDATRYIGYFPPAKDKTIHEFPLYSFVVADLHGHVSDIPVTLTSLGVLLTTAARGPSADRLALGGFLVGIMQMTNSWDFPVHTALFGGITFVWLWRRKGRFFRALAGGTGALLATGALSLLVALPFLLRFQSFVKGIFPVLSRSLPWQLLILWGDKLLTATLFLGFVFFLLGRCMKRRGPARGFVLWWRALSPGDLFAGALCLAGIGLVAIPELVYVKDIYGPDYHRANTMFKLGYQAFILLGIASGYVMVRLAELPRRLLFRKGLAVFFYFMVLLPLLYFPKAVGTYYPAREAWKGLDGLDFMNFRAKDDRAAIAWFNETVTGQVPILEADGESYSDFGRISMATGLPTILGWHAHEWLWRNDANLPNRRSREVRAIYEAPKSGEAQALLSHYGIRYIVVGAAERKRFPKLDEEGLATLGNAVFRSGDLVVLELGDGKAPSAEARKEPPSPSTSEERETEEATPH, encoded by the coding sequence GTGATCGACTACGCTCCCCATCTTTTCCGGCAGGGGATCGTCTTTCTCGAATCCCCCTTCTTCTTCCTTGCGCTCCGATGGTGGGTGGCACTTCTTTTCCTGACCCTCGCCGCGGCACCTTTCGCCCAACGCCTTCTTCCCGTCTTCCGGGACGGTGCGTGGCCCTTCGCCAAAGCTCTGGGAATTCTTTTCGCCGGCTACCTGAGCTGGCTTGCCGCGGCGCTCGGAATCGCCTCCTTCGGCCGTACCTCCGTCCTGGGGAGCACGGCTCTCGTCGCGCTGCTCGGGGCGCTGTTCCTCCTGTGGCAACACGGCCGACGCGGTGAAACTCCGGAACACATCGCGAAGACGGTTCTTCCGACAAGCGATGGGGAGAAAGTGGTTTCCTGGAAACAGGTTCTCTTTTCAGAACTGCTCTTTCTCGCGGCTTTTCTTTTCTGGGCCTGGGTGCGGGGATTCCAGCCCTCCATCCACGGCCTGGAAAAATTCATGGATTTCGGCTTCGTGAACGCCGCCCTCCGAAGCGGTACCATGCCCCCCACAGACATGTGGCTCGCGGGAGAGCCCATCAACTACTACTATTTCGGACATTACCTCTGCGCCTTCCTCACCACCCTCACGGGAGTGGCGCCTCAGGTGGCCTATAACCTCATGCTCGCGACGCTCTTCGGCCAGACCGTCACACTCGCCTTCTCCCTCGGATGGGCCGCCGTCTCCCTGGTGCGGCGTTCCCGTTTCGTCCGCTCCGCCGCAGCGACGGACAAGAGTGCATTCCTGAAAAATCTTGCCGCGGGAACCATCGCGGCGCTCCTCGTCGCCTGCGGAGGCAACCTCCACGGCTTCGTCCACGGACATGCCCTTCCCTTTCTCAAAAACCAGGGAGTGTACGCGGGCCCGACCAAGAGCTACTGGTATCCCGACGCGACAAGGTATATCGGATATTTTCCTCCCGCCAAGGACAAGACCATTCACGAATTTCCCCTCTACTCCTTCGTGGTGGCGGATCTGCACGGGCACGTGTCGGACATTCCCGTGACACTGACTTCACTGGGAGTCCTCCTCACCACGGCGGCACGAGGGCCTTCGGCGGACCGGCTCGCCCTGGGAGGATTTCTCGTGGGGATCATGCAGATGACGAACTCCTGGGATTTCCCCGTGCACACGGCGCTCTTCGGCGGCATCACCTTCGTCTGGCTCTGGCGACGAAAGGGGCGGTTCTTCCGCGCCCTCGCGGGGGGTACGGGAGCACTCCTCGCCACGGGAGCGCTGTCGCTTTTGGTGGCACTGCCGTTTTTGCTCCGTTTCCAGAGCTTCGTGAAGGGAATTTTTCCCGTTCTGTCCCGGTCGCTGCCATGGCAACTCCTCATCCTGTGGGGAGACAAACTCCTCACGGCAACCCTCTTTCTGGGCTTCGTCTTCTTTCTCCTCGGGCGCTGCATGAAACGGCGCGGACCGGCAAGGGGGTTCGTCCTCTGGTGGCGGGCTCTCTCGCCGGGGGATCTCTTCGCGGGGGCGCTCTGCCTGGCGGGGATCGGCCTGGTGGCCATTCCGGAGCTGGTGTACGTGAAGGACATCTACGGCCCGGACTACCATCGGGCGAACACCATGTTCAAGCTCGGCTACCAGGCCTTCATCCTCTTGGGAATCGCCTCGGGATACGTCATGGTACGCCTCGCGGAGCTGCCCCGAAGGCTTTTGTTCCGCAAGGGACTCGCCGTGTTCTTCTATTTCATGGTGCTTCTTCCCCTGCTCTATTTTCCCAAGGCCGTGGGCACCTACTACCCCGCCAGGGAAGCCTGGAAAGGGCTGGACGGCCTGGATTTCATGAATTTCCGCGCCAAGGACGACCGGGCCGCCATCGCCTGGTTCAACGAAACCGTGACGGGCCAGGTTCCCATTCTGGAGGCGGACGGCGAGAGCTACAGCGATTTCGGGCGCATCTCCATGGCCACGGGGCTCCCCACCATCCTCGGATGGCACGCCCACGAATGGCTCTGGCGGAACGACGCGAACCTTCCGAACCGCCGGTCCCGGGAGGTCCGCGCCATCTACGAGGCGCCGAAGAGCGGGGAAGCCCAGGCGCTTCTTTCCCACTACGGCATTCGCTACATCGTGGTGGGCGCGGCGGAGCGAAAGCGTTTTCCCAAGCTCGACGAGGAAGGGCTTGCCACCCTTGGAAACGCGGTCTTCCGGAGCGGCGACCTCGTGGTTCTCGAACTCGGCGACGGAAAGGCACCCTCCGCGGAGGCGCGGAAGGAGCCTCCGTCCCCTTCCACCTCGGAAGAACGCGAAACGGAAGAAGCGACGCCCCACTGA
- a CDS encoding HD domain-containing protein, translating to MERSVNTLGRWGLLAPEAEALVTWFHAFTASFADGDALSPLLELKRLHSFRVSTIARELAEALTWDDDEIRAAQTAGLLHDVGRFPQYASFGTFYDGRSLDHGEKGRDVIATEAPLAACSGETREALLQSVALHNKKALPETIPLCALPLARLIRDADKLDVFHIVHRHVQEGRITQLLPGIDETGPLSHALVREVENAHLASYANVRSLADFLLVQLTWVFDLNYPPSLERLRKTGIVEDIAIRVEKGHTAVRRLIADAWERLENPRSLLREEQLGKKTLTAPPEQ from the coding sequence ATGGAACGCAGCGTGAACACCCTCGGACGATGGGGACTCCTCGCTCCCGAAGCGGAGGCACTTGTGACGTGGTTTCACGCCTTCACGGCCTCCTTCGCGGATGGGGACGCTCTGTCACCTCTACTGGAATTGAAGCGCCTCCACAGCTTCCGGGTAAGCACCATCGCCCGGGAACTCGCGGAAGCTCTGACATGGGACGACGACGAAATCCGCGCCGCTCAAACCGCGGGATTGCTCCATGACGTGGGGCGTTTTCCCCAGTACGCCTCTTTCGGAACCTTTTACGACGGGCGCTCACTGGATCACGGCGAAAAAGGAAGAGACGTCATCGCCACCGAAGCACCCCTCGCGGCCTGTTCCGGAGAGACCCGGGAAGCCCTGCTGCAGAGTGTCGCCCTTCACAACAAGAAGGCACTCCCTGAGACCATCCCGCTCTGTGCCCTGCCTCTGGCACGGCTCATCCGGGACGCGGACAAACTGGACGTCTTCCACATCGTTCACCGTCACGTGCAGGAGGGGCGCATCACACAGCTCCTCCCGGGAATCGACGAGACGGGACCTCTTTCACATGCGCTTGTCCGGGAAGTGGAAAACGCGCATCTCGCTTCCTACGCGAACGTGCGGAGCCTTGCGGACTTCCTCCTCGTACAGCTCACCTGGGTGTTCGACCTGAACTATCCGCCTTCCCTGGAACGACTCCGGAAGACGGGTATCGTGGAGGACATCGCGATTCGTGTGGAAAAAGGTCATACCGCAGTGCGGCGCCTGATCGCCGACGCGTGGGAACGCCTGGAAAACCCCAGGTCGCTCCTTCGGGAGGAACAACTCGGAAAAAAGACGCTGACAGCGCCGCCGGAACAATGA
- a CDS encoding DUF4139 domain-containing protein, whose amino-acid sequence MRVFSVAGMSILLILGVLGAWDLSFGARSAFGEEPARSEDVASSPPERVHLYPSGARVEIPVPAGAFLVRLPGTFDVSRIRLQLPEGNSPSSPPDIALLPRAGWIPPALKALSEKVGELRAEVAVLDAEAAALRQLTGALESLKPEGEKALDLLVAAAELRREQELRLAEVTETLQRKRHEAELWNRQLQERLQEGYSMVIEVRGDGGRGGGLLTAWTDQVHWTYRYVLNLETKSGNVTGRLVASVMQRTGIDWDGPLVVHTADPPRLVRPPRLRPLVVDIAQPRQDDFRAKGALPDAAPAPYMAVEEIALGSAPAPPVREEGLRGVDILTAGRVPGEGTSTEIPLGDLALQGSMAIVLVPRFSQEAWLLAEVETLPEAVLPGEAELSVDGVAGGKTTLPARSKGQDLTVAFGTTPLVRVEKEKSVGVEGKSWLGKGRLADGYELTVTNGLPADTVVRILERVPVSANESVKVEIKTMEPQPSSSDREGLLTWEIPLKSGEIRKIAVHYTLTYPGDKDLVFRDK is encoded by the coding sequence ATGCGGGTGTTCTCTGTCGCGGGAATGAGTATCCTTCTGATCCTGGGCGTTCTCGGCGCATGGGATCTGTCTTTTGGGGCACGGAGCGCCTTCGGAGAAGAGCCGGCGCGGTCCGAGGACGTAGCCTCCTCTCCGCCGGAAAGGGTTCACCTTTATCCAAGCGGCGCCAGAGTGGAGATCCCCGTGCCCGCCGGTGCATTTCTGGTGCGTCTCCCGGGGACCTTCGACGTTTCCCGGATCCGTTTGCAGCTTCCGGAGGGGAATTCGCCTTCTTCTCCGCCTGATATCGCGTTGCTTCCCCGGGCGGGATGGATTCCGCCTGCTCTGAAGGCTCTGTCGGAAAAAGTCGGTGAACTTCGGGCCGAGGTGGCGGTTCTCGATGCGGAGGCCGCCGCCCTTCGGCAGTTGACCGGAGCTCTTGAATCCCTGAAGCCCGAAGGCGAGAAGGCCCTCGATCTGCTCGTCGCCGCCGCCGAGCTCCGCAGAGAGCAGGAACTACGCCTCGCGGAAGTGACGGAAACGCTCCAGCGCAAGCGCCATGAAGCGGAGCTCTGGAATCGGCAGTTGCAGGAGCGTCTTCAGGAAGGCTACTCCATGGTGATCGAAGTCCGCGGCGACGGTGGGCGCGGCGGCGGCCTCCTCACCGCCTGGACGGATCAGGTGCACTGGACGTACAGGTACGTGCTCAACCTCGAAACGAAGAGCGGGAACGTTACGGGCCGTCTGGTCGCTTCGGTGATGCAACGAACCGGCATCGACTGGGACGGGCCGCTCGTCGTGCATACTGCGGATCCTCCCCGGCTTGTTCGTCCGCCCCGGTTGCGTCCCCTCGTGGTGGACATCGCACAGCCTCGCCAGGACGATTTCCGTGCGAAAGGCGCCCTTCCCGATGCAGCGCCCGCGCCCTACATGGCCGTTGAGGAGATCGCTCTCGGGAGTGCTCCCGCGCCTCCCGTCCGGGAGGAGGGCTTGCGGGGCGTGGACATCCTCACGGCAGGGCGCGTGCCTGGAGAGGGCACGTCCACCGAGATTCCTCTGGGCGACCTCGCTCTTCAGGGGAGCATGGCCATCGTTCTGGTACCGCGTTTCAGCCAGGAAGCATGGCTTCTTGCCGAGGTGGAGACGCTTCCCGAGGCCGTTCTTCCCGGAGAGGCGGAACTTTCCGTGGACGGCGTCGCCGGGGGCAAAACGACGCTTCCGGCCCGCAGCAAGGGACAGGATCTCACCGTGGCTTTCGGGACCACTCCCCTCGTCCGCGTGGAGAAGGAAAAGAGTGTTGGTGTGGAGGGAAAAAGCTGGTTGGGCAAGGGACGTCTTGCCGATGGGTACGAGCTGACCGTGACGAACGGCCTTCCCGCGGACACAGTGGTGCGCATCCTGGAAAGAGTTCCCGTCAGTGCCAACGAGTCGGTGAAGGTGGAGATCAAAACCATGGAGCCGCAGCCCTCCAGTTCCGACAGGGAAGGGTTGCTCACCTGGGAGATCCCGCTGAAGAGCGGGGAGATCCGCAAGATTGCCGTCCACTATACCCTGACCTATCCGGGGGACAAGGATCTGGTGTTTCGGGACAAGTGA
- a CDS encoding acylphosphatase: MELEQLHLWLSGRVQGVGYRFQVFTEANRRNLRGWVRNLSDGRVEVLLQGTREDLLAMREWCALRVRRAIVLDVEERWETPGMVLGEFEIR; encoded by the coding sequence GTGGAGTTGGAACAGCTTCATCTGTGGCTCTCGGGGCGGGTGCAGGGAGTGGGCTATCGCTTTCAGGTTTTCACCGAGGCGAATCGGCGTAATCTGCGTGGTTGGGTGCGGAACCTGTCCGACGGGCGGGTGGAGGTGCTCCTCCAGGGAACACGGGAAGACCTGCTCGCAATGCGCGAATGGTGCGCCCTCCGTGTCCGGAGGGCTATCGTCCTGGATGTGGAGGAACGATGGGAAACTCCCGGAATGGTTCTCGGGGAGTTCGAGATTCGGTAG
- a CDS encoding cupin domain-containing protein has product MSAPRKRVFPGGNLFEFSRDLIRSIEKGDPLEKEFIEPLLPDRGVLVERIVSFGQSSPPGFWYDQERDEWVALLSGEAVLEWEDGGVLEVHPGDWIFLHAHERHRVARTSSEPPCVWLAVHGRMRG; this is encoded by the coding sequence ATGAGTGCTCCGAGAAAAAGGGTTTTTCCCGGAGGAAACCTTTTCGAGTTTTCCCGGGATCTGATAAGAAGCATCGAAAAAGGCGATCCCCTGGAGAAAGAGTTCATTGAGCCGTTGCTTCCGGACCGGGGAGTTCTGGTGGAGCGCATCGTCTCCTTCGGGCAGTCCTCTCCGCCCGGTTTCTGGTACGACCAGGAGCGGGACGAGTGGGTGGCGCTTCTCTCCGGCGAGGCCGTTTTGGAATGGGAGGACGGGGGTGTTCTGGAAGTGCATCCCGGAGACTGGATTTTTCTCCATGCCCACGAGAGGCATCGCGTCGCCCGCACCTCTTCGGAGCCTCCCTGCGTGTGGCTCGCCGTTCACGGGAGGATGCGAGGATGA
- a CDS encoding cupin domain-containing protein, whose protein sequence is MTGREVETSLRQAFFIPSQREGTSPGESETVTDSYVTKDASDIVEIFHPDRIPGLPYSLAEATVHAGKRTIPHVHTRSTEIYYFLSGRGTLALGKECHVVSPGVAALIPPETHHWVAAEETLRFLCVCCPPYDHAQTLLDEN, encoded by the coding sequence ATGACGGGACGAGAGGTCGAAACGAGCCTCAGGCAAGCCTTTTTCATCCCTTCTCAAAGAGAAGGAACCTCACCGGGCGAAAGCGAAACCGTTACCGACTCCTACGTCACCAAGGACGCCAGCGACATCGTGGAAATTTTTCATCCCGACAGGATACCCGGTCTCCCCTACAGCCTCGCCGAGGCCACGGTGCACGCGGGGAAACGCACCATTCCCCACGTGCACACCCGAAGCACCGAGATCTACTATTTCCTCTCCGGACGGGGAACCCTCGCCCTTGGAAAGGAATGTCATGTCGTCTCCCCCGGAGTGGCGGCGCTCATTCCTCCGGAAACACATCATTGGGTAGCGGCGGAAGAGACGCTGCGATTCCTCTGTGTCTGCTGTCCCCCCTACGATCACGCCCAAACACTCCTCGACGAGAACTGA
- a CDS encoding response regulator, with protein MTSTAPRILIVDDSAFMRFMLQKILTDAGFDVVGEATDGSEGAELYKTLRPDVVTMDITMPILSGLEGLNRILRIDPEARVIMISAMGQKSTVLKALQSGALGFIVKPFDKIKVIDTVRDVLAFSHKSTEPPTFPDPAPPSREDA; from the coding sequence GTGACCTCGACAGCACCCCGAATTCTTATTGTGGACGATTCGGCGTTCATGCGGTTCATGTTGCAGAAAATCCTCACCGATGCAGGCTTCGACGTGGTCGGCGAAGCGACGGACGGATCCGAGGGAGCGGAACTCTATAAGACCCTGCGTCCCGACGTGGTGACCATGGACATCACCATGCCGATCCTCTCCGGCCTTGAGGGATTGAACCGCATTCTCCGCATTGACCCCGAAGCACGTGTCATCATGATTTCCGCCATGGGGCAGAAATCAACGGTTCTCAAGGCGCTGCAGAGCGGCGCTCTCGGATTCATCGTCAAGCCCTTCGACAAGATCAAGGTAATCGACACGGTGCGGGACGTGCTGGCCTTTTCTCACAAGAGCACGGAACCTCCAACATTCCCCGATCCGGCGCCACCCTCCCGGGAAGATGCGTAG
- a CDS encoding NAD(P)/FAD-dependent oxidoreductase: MRIAVIGAGPTGLAAAYALSGRGANVVVFESTSVSGGMARTVTVGEERIEAFYHHIFTSDEALVSLAEEIGLGDRLEWLPPRNALYSGERLYPFTTPGDLLRLGALPLMDRIRLGLFVLAARRVRSWEHLEERTAREWAVETGGKRVYETIWKPLLASKFDDYADQVGATWLWNKTKLRGSTRGKGQGREILGYFRGSFGVLYDTLTARIRAAGGEVRLNTPVLTIRSLSAIPQEEGTLLVRTPEGEEPFSKVLVTTAPAELARMAPQLPEEFREALTAIPHQANLCALLELSRPLSPYYWITVADEKFPFVALIEHTNLLPPARYGSSVVYLSRYLSPSAPLFRADDETVAAVFLDGLSRLARTVERTSPGRMRWEPSLLKRIRIFRADSAQHVATRGYGKRIPPHHTPIPNLYLNCMAQIYPEDRGQNYAIERGLRSPEILDFPGRSVP, from the coding sequence ATGCGGATCGCCGTCATCGGCGCAGGCCCGACGGGCCTCGCCGCCGCCTACGCGCTCTCCGGAAGGGGAGCGAACGTGGTGGTCTTCGAGAGTACCTCCGTCTCCGGAGGAATGGCCAGGACCGTCACCGTGGGAGAAGAGCGCATCGAGGCCTTCTACCATCACATCTTCACCAGCGACGAGGCCCTGGTCTCCCTTGCGGAGGAGATCGGCCTGGGAGACCGCCTGGAGTGGCTCCCACCCCGGAATGCCTTGTACAGCGGAGAGAGACTCTACCCCTTCACGACGCCGGGGGATCTTCTCCGGCTCGGTGCCCTTCCCCTGATGGACAGGATCCGTCTGGGGCTCTTCGTTCTCGCCGCACGGCGAGTCCGTTCCTGGGAACATCTGGAGGAGCGGACCGCCCGGGAATGGGCCGTGGAGACCGGCGGGAAACGGGTCTACGAGACGATCTGGAAACCTCTTCTGGCCTCCAAGTTCGACGACTACGCCGATCAGGTGGGCGCCACCTGGCTCTGGAACAAGACCAAACTCCGGGGATCCACCAGGGGAAAGGGCCAGGGTCGGGAAATTCTCGGCTATTTCCGGGGAAGTTTCGGCGTACTCTACGATACGCTCACCGCACGCATCCGCGCCGCGGGAGGCGAGGTGCGCCTGAACACCCCGGTCCTCACGATCCGTTCCCTTTCCGCAATACCCCAGGAAGAAGGAACGCTCCTGGTAAGAACCCCCGAAGGAGAAGAACCCTTCTCCAAGGTTCTCGTCACCACCGCTCCGGCGGAACTGGCCAGAATGGCACCCCAGCTTCCCGAGGAATTCCGGGAAGCGCTCACGGCCATCCCTCACCAGGCGAACCTTTGCGCCTTGCTGGAACTCTCCCGTCCTCTCTCGCCCTACTACTGGATCACCGTCGCGGACGAGAAGTTTCCCTTTGTGGCCCTCATCGAGCACACAAACCTGCTTCCTCCGGCCCGATACGGCTCCTCCGTGGTCTATCTCTCCCGTTATCTCTCCCCTTCGGCGCCGCTTTTTCGAGCGGACGACGAGACCGTGGCGGCAGTGTTTCTCGACGGCCTCTCCCGTCTCGCCAGGACCGTCGAGCGGACCTCGCCGGGCCGGATGCGGTGGGAGCCGTCCCTTCTGAAACGGATCCGCATCTTCCGGGCTGACTCGGCCCAGCATGTGGCGACCAGGGGATACGGAAAGCGGATTCCTCCCCACCACACACCCATTCCCAATCTCTATCTGAACTGCATGGCCCAGATCTACCCCGAGGACCGGGGCCAGAACTACGCCATCGAGCGGGGGCTCCGTTCCCCCGAGATCCTGGACTTTCCGGGGAGGAGCGTGCCGTGA
- a CDS encoding cupin domain-containing protein translates to MADQVVYAGKIKDLPSVTLQGHGGIEKRIVFGPERFWENYTARCFTLEGDAAVPLHQHDWPHYVFVLSGEGRVRVEDEEYPLAPLFWAHVPAGKPHAFERAGEEPLTFICIVPSEGDITSPAFSCSCGCDCGG, encoded by the coding sequence GTGGCAGATCAAGTCGTCTACGCAGGAAAAATCAAGGATCTTCCCTCGGTAACCCTCCAAGGACACGGGGGCATCGAAAAGCGGATCGTTTTCGGTCCGGAACGCTTCTGGGAGAACTACACGGCCCGCTGTTTCACCCTGGAGGGGGACGCCGCGGTACCCCTCCATCAACACGACTGGCCCCATTACGTCTTCGTTCTTTCCGGAGAGGGGCGCGTGCGCGTGGAGGACGAGGAGTATCCTCTGGCGCCTCTTTTCTGGGCCCACGTTCCGGCGGGAAAACCCCACGCCTTCGAAAGAGCCGGCGAGGAGCCCCTCACGTTCATCTGCATCGTTCCCTCCGAGGGAGACATCACGTCCCCCGCATTCTCCTGTTCTTGCGGGTGCGACTGCGGCGGTTGA
- a CDS encoding glycosyltransferase family 2 protein: protein MARIQDRSGQSEAETTSDIDLSVVVPVYNEQEVLLESYRRLSKVLSGMEERYELIFVDDGSRDATRAILRELARRDPNVRFIGFSRNFGHQAAITAGVDASAGKAVVIIDADLQDPPELIPRMVAKWKEGYEVVYGKRTKRKGETAFKKITAALFYRVLRAMANQDIPVDAGDFRLLDRRICRILLENVNERCRYMRGLVSWMGFRQTFIEYEREERFAGVTKYPLKKMVRLAMDAITAFTMPLKIATWVGFSLSGLSFLYLLVNIYLKLFTDVTWPGWTSLIVVSLFFNGVILIMLGLMGEYIARIIEEVKGRPLYLVAETGNMEERAFRDNGDLRRGDGRYPA from the coding sequence ATGGCGCGGATCCAGGACAGGAGCGGGCAATCCGAGGCGGAGACGACCTCGGACATCGATCTTTCCGTGGTCGTACCCGTCTACAACGAACAGGAAGTGCTTCTGGAGAGCTACCGGCGTCTTTCGAAAGTCCTTTCCGGCATGGAGGAGCGCTACGAACTTATCTTTGTGGACGACGGCAGTCGGGATGCCACCAGAGCCATTCTCCGGGAACTCGCGAGGCGGGATCCCAACGTGCGGTTCATCGGCTTCTCCCGGAACTTCGGGCACCAGGCGGCCATCACTGCCGGCGTGGACGCTTCCGCCGGAAAGGCGGTGGTGATCATCGACGCGGACCTCCAGGACCCGCCGGAACTGATCCCTCGCATGGTGGCGAAATGGAAGGAAGGCTACGAGGTTGTCTACGGAAAGCGCACCAAGCGCAAGGGGGAGACGGCCTTCAAAAAGATCACCGCCGCGCTCTTCTACCGCGTTCTCCGCGCCATGGCGAACCAGGACATTCCCGTGGACGCGGGGGACTTTCGGCTTCTCGACCGGCGCATCTGCCGCATTCTCCTGGAGAACGTGAACGAGCGGTGCCGGTACATGCGGGGGTTGGTGAGCTGGATGGGATTCCGCCAGACCTTCATCGAATACGAGCGGGAGGAACGCTTCGCGGGAGTCACCAAGTATCCTCTGAAGAAAATGGTTCGTCTCGCCATGGATGCCATCACGGCGTTCACCATGCCGCTCAAGATCGCCACCTGGGTGGGGTTTTCCCTGTCGGGGCTCAGCTTTCTCTACCTGCTGGTGAACATCTACCTGAAGCTCTTCACAGACGTCACCTGGCCCGGATGGACGTCCCTCATCGTGGTGAGCCTCTTCTTCAACGGCGTGATCCTCATCATGCTCGGTCTCATGGGAGAGTACATCGCCCGGATCATCGAGGAGGTGAAGGGACGCCCCCTCTATCTCGTGGCGGAAACGGGCAACATGGAGGAGCGCGCCTTTCGGGACAACGGAGACCTCCGGCGGGGGGATGGGCGTTATCCTGCCTGA
- the ftsZ gene encoding cell division protein FtsZ, translating into MGDALDAFEMERMHRPYREVIKVVGVGGGGTNAINHIVRSGVTGVEFLAANTDMPHLERSEASIKIPLGQKLTRGLGAGANPEIGFQSAKESVREISEALAGADMVFVTAGMGGGTGTGASPVVAEIARERGALVVGVVTRPFTFEGRRRAQNAAEGIEKLRGKVDALIVIPNDRVLELVDKKTPLADAFRLVDEVLRQAVAGITDLILRPGLVNVDFADVRTVLSGAGSAVMGIGTGKGPDRTVQAARMAVSSPLMETPASGARGILFNIASGPDISLWEVNQAAQVVAEYADEDASISWGHVLDPSLEGMVHITVIAAGFVPGGKERGSGKPAESHRGGRERRRIELEETDLQGPSDDGLLFPRTDEARGQGASVDIPTIFRNARHGESGKPVQGKRLPGGVSRRDGYTEERGDPS; encoded by the coding sequence ATGGGAGATGCGCTCGATGCCTTCGAAATGGAACGGATGCACCGTCCCTATCGGGAGGTCATCAAGGTCGTGGGCGTGGGCGGTGGCGGTACCAACGCGATCAACCACATCGTTCGAAGCGGCGTGACGGGTGTGGAATTCCTCGCGGCAAACACCGATATGCCCCATCTGGAGCGTTCCGAGGCATCGATCAAGATCCCTCTCGGGCAGAAGCTTACCCGGGGGCTCGGAGCGGGTGCCAATCCCGAGATCGGCTTTCAGTCGGCGAAGGAATCCGTGCGGGAAATTTCCGAGGCGCTTGCCGGAGCGGATATGGTGTTCGTCACCGCAGGCATGGGGGGCGGCACGGGGACTGGGGCCAGCCCCGTCGTGGCGGAGATCGCCCGGGAGCGGGGCGCTCTCGTCGTGGGTGTGGTGACGCGCCCGTTCACCTTCGAGGGACGCCGAAGGGCTCAGAACGCCGCCGAGGGGATCGAGAAGCTCCGGGGAAAAGTGGATGCCCTCATCGTCATTCCCAATGACCGCGTTCTCGAACTCGTGGATAAGAAGACCCCTCTCGCCGACGCGTTTCGCCTGGTGGATGAAGTGCTCCGTCAGGCCGTCGCGGGCATCACCGATCTCATTCTCCGCCCCGGATTGGTCAACGTGGATTTCGCGGATGTACGGACCGTGCTCTCCGGTGCCGGGTCGGCCGTCATGGGCATCGGGACAGGGAAAGGGCCGGATCGGACCGTCCAGGCCGCACGCATGGCCGTCAGCAGCCCTCTCATGGAGACTCCCGCCTCAGGTGCCAGGGGTATTCTCTTCAACATCGCCAGCGGTCCCGACATCAGTCTCTGGGAGGTGAACCAGGCCGCCCAGGTGGTGGCCGAGTACGCCGACGAGGATGCGAGCATTTCCTGGGGACATGTACTGGATCCCTCCCTGGAGGGGATGGTGCACATCACGGTCATCGCCGCGGGATTTGTTCCCGGGGGCAAGGAGCGCGGCTCCGGAAAACCCGCGGAATCTCATCGGGGAGGACGGGAGCGTCGCCGTATCGAACTGGAGGAAACGGACCTGCAGGGACCTTCGGACGACGGACTGCTCTTTCCCCGCACCGACGAGGCGAGAGGACAGGGTGCGTCCGTGGACATTCCTACCATCTTCCGTAACGCCCGCCACGGCGAAAGTGGAAAACCCGTGCAGGGGAAGCGTCTCCCCGGGGGAGTTTCGAGGCGCGATGGATATACGGAGGAGCGGGGAGATCCCTCATGA